The following proteins are co-located in the Streptomyces spinoverrucosus genome:
- a CDS encoding AIM24 family protein has translation MKGDLFSSEHMVQPAQAPGMTIENAKCIKYAVNGEMLARQGAMIAYRGSLAFERKGQGVGGLLKRAVTGEGLPLMAVRGQGEAWFAHEAQNCFVVDVDPGEEFTVNGRNVLCFDASLSYRIATVKGAGITGGGLFNSVFSGQGRLGLVCDGNPLVIPVSAQYPVYVDTDAVVGWTAGLQTSLHRSQSLGSMLRGGSGEAVQLMFQGEGHVVVRPSEATPQRAQQR, from the coding sequence ATGAAGGGTGACCTCTTTTCCAGCGAGCACATGGTCCAGCCCGCCCAGGCGCCGGGCATGACGATCGAGAACGCCAAGTGCATCAAGTACGCGGTCAACGGCGAGATGCTGGCCCGGCAGGGCGCGATGATCGCCTACCGCGGCAGCCTCGCGTTCGAACGCAAGGGCCAGGGGGTGGGCGGCCTGCTCAAGCGCGCGGTCACGGGCGAGGGCCTGCCCCTGATGGCGGTGCGCGGCCAGGGCGAGGCCTGGTTCGCGCACGAGGCGCAGAACTGCTTCGTCGTCGACGTCGACCCGGGCGAGGAGTTCACGGTCAACGGCCGCAACGTCCTGTGTTTCGACGCCTCGTTGTCGTACCGGATCGCCACGGTGAAGGGGGCGGGCATCACCGGCGGCGGGCTGTTCAACAGTGTCTTCAGCGGACAGGGCAGGCTCGGGCTGGTGTGTGACGGCAATCCGCTGGTCATCCCGGTCTCGGCGCAGTATCCGGTGTACGTCGACACGGACGCGGTCGTCGGCTGGACCGCCGGCCTGCAGACGTCCCTGCATCGCTCGCAGTCCCTCGGCTCGATGCTGCGCGGTGGGTCCGGGGAGGCCGTCCAACTCATGTTCCAGGGTGAGGGACACGTCGTCGTACGGCCGAGCGAGGCGACCCCGCAGAGAGCCCAGCAGCGCTGA
- a CDS encoding CAP domain-containing protein, giving the protein MSELLPGGNLPLPGGALTVRVPGPFDMSALITDDDGKVRGDSDFVFYNQPSAPGAVLRGDTLTVDPTRLRAGATRVTVVVSPADPGTPLGRLPVPTLFVTDPGGRHLARFTPPRPGQETVLLLAELYRRGAGWKVRALGQGYADGLAGLARDFGVDVLDDDTPPGGPVGTHTATARTSATGRVNATPPTATPAPDTHGYLPLINPARAQAGSPPVSLDPRLTTAAHQHASAMAAAGQLGVESRDGVAVYQRVTATGFTYITIGEHLVSGPRTPTEFIDYCLRSDGPRRTLLDPAFTHAGLAHANGGRSGDVYWTAVWARPLAPADLTRTAADVIDLTNRERTRAGLPPLSSDPALARAAQAHSADMVARDFYSHTAPDGSQPWDRAAAAGSTRRSIGENIACGQRSPAEVVTGWMNSPGHRANILKPGFTHIGIGFAGGGRAGTYWTQLFGGG; this is encoded by the coding sequence ATGAGCGAGTTGCTCCCCGGCGGCAATCTGCCGCTCCCGGGCGGCGCCCTGACCGTGCGGGTTCCCGGCCCTTTCGACATGTCCGCGCTCATCACCGACGACGACGGCAAGGTGCGCGGCGACAGCGACTTCGTGTTCTACAACCAGCCGTCCGCGCCGGGAGCCGTCCTGCGCGGGGACACGCTCACCGTCGACCCGACGCGACTGCGCGCCGGAGCCACCCGTGTCACGGTCGTCGTCAGCCCCGCCGACCCCGGCACGCCCCTGGGCCGACTGCCCGTGCCCACGCTGTTCGTCACCGATCCCGGCGGTCGCCACCTCGCCCGGTTCACTCCCCCGCGTCCCGGCCAGGAGACGGTCCTGCTGCTCGCCGAGCTGTACCGGCGCGGCGCGGGCTGGAAGGTGCGCGCCCTGGGGCAGGGGTACGCCGACGGACTGGCGGGCCTGGCGCGCGACTTCGGCGTGGACGTCCTGGACGACGACACACCGCCCGGCGGCCCGGTCGGCACCCACACGGCCACGGCCCGCACCTCGGCCACCGGACGGGTGAACGCCACACCCCCCACCGCCACGCCTGCCCCCGACACCCACGGCTACCTCCCCCTCATCAACCCCGCCCGCGCCCAAGCCGGTTCCCCACCCGTCTCGCTCGACCCCCGCCTCACCACCGCCGCCCATCAGCACGCCTCCGCCATGGCCGCCGCAGGCCAACTCGGCGTGGAGAGCCGGGACGGCGTCGCCGTGTACCAGCGCGTCACCGCCACCGGGTTCACATACATCACCATCGGCGAACACCTGGTCTCCGGACCGCGCACGCCCACCGAGTTCATCGACTACTGCCTGCGCTCGGACGGCCCCCGCCGCACTCTCCTCGACCCGGCCTTCACACACGCCGGACTCGCGCACGCCAACGGCGGCCGCTCCGGGGACGTCTACTGGACCGCGGTGTGGGCCAGACCGCTCGCCCCTGCCGACCTCACCCGCACCGCCGCCGACGTCATCGACCTCACCAACCGCGAGCGCACCCGCGCCGGACTGCCGCCGCTGTCCTCCGATCCGGCGCTGGCCAGGGCCGCGCAGGCGCACAGCGCCGACATGGTGGCCCGCGACTTCTACTCCCACACCGCCCCCGACGGCAGCCAACCCTGGGACCGGGCCGCCGCCGCGGGTTCCACCCGCCGCTCGATCGGCGAGAACATAGCCTGCGGCCAGCGCTCCCCCGCCGAGGTCGTCACCGGCTGGATGAACAGCCCCGGCCATCGCGCCAACATCCTCAAGCCCGGCTTCACACACATCGGCATCGGCTTCGCCGGCGGCGGCCGGGCGGGGACGTACTGGACCCAGCTCTTCGGCGGCGGATGA
- a CDS encoding LLM class F420-dependent oxidoreductase: protein MAQIGYTMMTEQAGPRDLVDHVVRAEEAGFDFSVASDHYFPWLRSQGHSPYVWSVLGAAAQATDRIPLMTYVTCPTFRYHPAVVAQKAATMQLLSQGRFRLGLGSGENLNEHVVGGGWPSVDVRHEMLEEAVEIIRALFAGGHVNHRGTHFDVESARLWDLPDEPPQIGIAVSGERSCKLAGRLADLVIATEPKPGLLEAFDRHGGTGKPRVGQLPVCYDTDREAAVKRAHAQFRWFGSGWKVNSELPHPDSFESATQYVSQDDVAESIPCGDDPEDFVAAVRPYAEAGFTEIALVQIGGESQPEYLDWSAKTLLPALRDALG from the coding sequence ATGGCGCAAATCGGATACACGATGATGACCGAACAGGCCGGCCCCCGTGATCTCGTGGACCACGTGGTGCGGGCCGAGGAAGCCGGATTCGACTTCTCCGTGGCCTCGGACCACTACTTTCCGTGGCTGCGCTCCCAGGGTCACTCCCCGTACGTGTGGAGTGTGCTGGGCGCGGCGGCGCAGGCGACGGACCGCATCCCGCTGATGACCTACGTGACCTGTCCGACCTTCCGCTATCACCCGGCGGTGGTGGCGCAGAAGGCGGCGACCATGCAGCTGCTGTCGCAGGGCCGCTTCCGGCTGGGCCTCGGGTCCGGCGAGAACCTCAACGAGCATGTGGTGGGCGGCGGTTGGCCGTCCGTCGACGTGCGGCACGAGATGCTGGAGGAAGCGGTCGAGATCATCCGGGCGCTGTTCGCGGGCGGTCATGTGAACCACCGCGGCACGCACTTCGACGTGGAGTCGGCCCGGCTGTGGGACCTGCCCGACGAGCCGCCGCAGATCGGCATCGCCGTCTCCGGCGAGCGCTCCTGCAAGCTGGCGGGGCGGCTCGCCGACCTCGTCATCGCGACGGAGCCGAAACCGGGCCTGCTGGAGGCCTTCGACCGGCACGGCGGTACGGGCAAGCCACGTGTGGGCCAGCTGCCGGTCTGCTACGACACCGACCGCGAGGCGGCGGTGAAGCGGGCGCACGCGCAGTTCCGCTGGTTCGGCAGCGGCTGGAAGGTCAACTCCGAGCTGCCGCACCCTGATTCCTTCGAGTCGGCCACCCAGTACGTGTCCCAGGACGACGTCGCCGAGTCGATTCCGTGCGGCGACGACCCGGAGGACTTCGTGGCGGCCGTACGCCCGTACGCCGAGGCCGGGTTCACGGAGATCGCCCTGGTGCAGATCGGCGGCGAGTCGCAGCCGGAGTACCTGGACTGGTCGGCGAAGACCCTGCTGCCGGCGCTGCGCGACGCCCTCGGCTGA
- a CDS encoding polyprenyl synthetase family protein, producing MTALDSGVRAPAATPEAPSPACADQALPPAGAPDVLVRCRELVRPALREAVAGMHPWVGEMAAYSFGWCEVGGGPAVAPGGKGVRQALAVLGAEAAGAPGRSGVPAAVAVELVHAFSLLHDDIMDGDPTRRRRPTVWKAYGTGPAVLAGDALFALAVGTLAGAGPDAVRLLSVALGDLVCGQADDLLFATRPWSGPERVRPEEYRAMAEHKTGSLLGAALALGALLGGAPPATVTALDRAGRHLGVAFQVVDDVLGIWGEPAVTGKPVLADLRERKKTFPVLLALDSADPAARRLAELLKSVGDPAEAAALVAAAGGRTAALAEARRQIDAGRAALAGVPLDARADAELRSLLDFLVRRDL from the coding sequence GTGACGGCGCTGGACTCGGGCGTCCGGGCCCCGGCAGCCACCCCCGAAGCCCCGAGCCCGGCCTGCGCCGACCAGGCCCTGCCCCCGGCCGGCGCTCCCGACGTGCTCGTCCGCTGCCGGGAGTTGGTGCGGCCCGCGCTCCGGGAGGCCGTCGCGGGGATGCACCCCTGGGTTGGTGAGATGGCCGCGTACTCCTTCGGCTGGTGCGAGGTCGGCGGCGGACCGGCCGTCGCACCGGGTGGCAAGGGGGTCCGGCAGGCGCTGGCCGTGCTCGGCGCGGAGGCGGCCGGCGCGCCCGGTCGGAGTGGCGTACCGGCGGCGGTCGCGGTGGAGTTGGTGCACGCCTTCTCCCTCCTGCACGACGACATCATGGACGGCGACCCGACCCGGCGCCGCCGCCCCACCGTGTGGAAGGCCTACGGCACGGGTCCGGCCGTCCTGGCGGGCGACGCGCTGTTCGCGCTGGCCGTCGGCACCCTCGCCGGGGCGGGACCGGACGCCGTACGGCTGCTGTCCGTGGCGCTGGGCGACCTGGTGTGCGGGCAGGCCGACGACCTGCTGTTCGCCACCCGGCCCTGGAGCGGCCCGGAGCGCGTCCGGCCCGAGGAGTACCGGGCGATGGCCGAGCACAAGACGGGCTCGCTGCTCGGCGCCGCGCTCGCCCTGGGCGCCCTGCTCGGCGGCGCTCCCCCGGCCACGGTCACCGCCCTCGACCGCGCCGGACGTCATCTCGGCGTCGCCTTCCAGGTCGTCGACGACGTACTCGGCATCTGGGGCGAGCCGGCCGTGACCGGCAAGCCCGTCCTCGCCGATCTGCGGGAGCGGAAGAAGACGTTCCCGGTGCTGCTCGCACTGGACTCCGCCGACCCGGCCGCCCGACGCCTCGCCGAACTCCTAAAGTCCGTCGGCGACCCGGCCGAGGCCGCGGCGCTGGTCGCGGCGGCGGGAGGACGTACGGCGGCGCTGGCCGAGGCGCGTCGGCAGATCGACGCGGGGCGGGCCGCGCTCGCGGGCGTCCCACTCGACGCCCGGGCGGACGCGGAGCTGAGGTCGCTGCTGGACTTCCTGGTGCGGCGGGACCTGTGA
- a CDS encoding UBP-type zinc finger domain-containing protein — MTSDISGIDPSVPPSGTGCAECDEVGGWWFHLRRCAQCGHIGCCDSSPAQHATAHYEATGHPVMRSFEPGEEWFWNFATQQTYRSGPELAPPVSHPTDQPSPGPAGRVPEDWARTLRR; from the coding sequence ATGACCAGCGACATCAGCGGCATCGACCCGAGCGTCCCGCCCAGCGGCACCGGATGCGCGGAGTGCGACGAGGTCGGGGGGTGGTGGTTCCACCTGCGCCGCTGCGCCCAGTGCGGGCACATCGGCTGCTGCGACTCCTCCCCCGCCCAGCACGCCACCGCGCACTACGAGGCCACGGGGCATCCGGTGATGCGGAGTTTCGAGCCGGGCGAGGAGTGGTTCTGGAACTTCGCCACACAGCAGACGTACCGGTCGGGGCCCGAGCTCGCGCCACCGGTGAGCCATCCCACCGACCAGCCGTCGCCGGGGCCGGCCGGGCGGGTGCCCGAGGATTGGGCTCGGACGCTGCGACGCTGA
- a CDS encoding DUF6328 family protein, with protein MSTAEGSVHRPRGRNETEEERADRMWGELIQEVRVAQMGVQILFGFLLTVVFTPTFADLSDTDRRLYIVTVVIGAAATGALIGPVSLHRLVSGRRVKPQAVTWASRLTFVGLILLLATMICALLLILRVATHDPYVPYLVAGVVVWYVLCWFALPLWTRRRHTSQ; from the coding sequence GTGTCGACCGCGGAAGGCAGTGTGCACAGGCCCAGGGGACGCAACGAGACCGAGGAGGAGAGAGCCGACCGCATGTGGGGCGAGCTCATCCAGGAGGTCCGTGTCGCGCAGATGGGCGTCCAGATCCTGTTCGGCTTCCTGCTGACCGTCGTCTTCACCCCGACCTTCGCGGACCTCTCCGACACGGACCGGAGGCTGTACATCGTGACCGTGGTCATCGGCGCCGCGGCCACCGGCGCGCTGATAGGTCCGGTGTCGCTGCACCGCCTGGTGTCCGGCCGCCGTGTGAAGCCGCAGGCGGTGACCTGGGCCTCCCGGCTCACCTTCGTGGGCCTGATCCTGCTGCTCGCCACCATGATCTGCGCGCTGCTGCTGATCCTGCGCGTGGCGACCCACGACCCCTATGTGCCGTACCTGGTGGCCGGAGTCGTCGTCTGGTACGTGCTGTGCTGGTTCGCGCTGCCGCTGTGGACGCGGCGCCGCCACACGAGTCAGTAG
- a CDS encoding aldo/keto reductase — protein MEEREFGRSGQHASVVGLGTWQLGADWGDVDDKEALTVLEAAAESGVTFFDTADVYGDGRSEQTIATFLSSRPDLHVLVATKMGRRVEQIPANYVLDNFRAWNDRSRRNLGVDRIDLVQLHCPPTPVYSSDEVFDALDTLVEEERIAAYGVSVETCAEALTAIARPNVASVQIILNPFRMKPLREVLPAAREAGVGIIARVPLASGLLSGKYTKDTVFPENDHRTYNRHGEAFDQGETFSGVDYTTGVEAAAEFAALAPEGYTPAQLALRWIIQQPGVTTVIPGARSAEQARANAAAARLPALPDATLTAIQDLYHGRIKDQVEARW, from the coding sequence ATGGAAGAGCGCGAATTCGGCAGGTCGGGTCAGCATGCGTCGGTCGTCGGTCTCGGCACCTGGCAACTGGGCGCCGACTGGGGAGACGTCGACGACAAGGAAGCCCTCACGGTGCTGGAGGCGGCGGCCGAGTCGGGGGTGACCTTCTTCGACACCGCCGACGTCTACGGCGACGGGCGCAGCGAGCAGACCATCGCCACGTTCCTGAGCAGCCGACCGGACCTGCATGTGCTGGTCGCGACCAAGATGGGCCGCCGGGTCGAGCAGATCCCCGCGAACTACGTGCTGGACAACTTCCGCGCCTGGAACGACCGGTCCCGCCGCAACCTCGGCGTCGACCGCATCGACCTGGTGCAGCTGCACTGCCCGCCCACGCCCGTCTACTCCTCCGACGAGGTCTTCGACGCCCTCGACACGCTGGTCGAGGAGGAGCGGATCGCCGCGTACGGCGTCAGCGTGGAGACCTGCGCCGAGGCGCTCACCGCGATCGCCCGGCCGAACGTGGCCAGTGTGCAGATCATCCTCAACCCGTTCCGGATGAAGCCGCTGCGCGAGGTGCTGCCCGCCGCCCGCGAGGCCGGCGTCGGCATCATCGCCCGGGTGCCGCTGGCCTCGGGCCTGCTGTCCGGCAAGTACACCAAGGACACCGTCTTTCCCGAGAACGACCACCGCACCTACAACCGGCACGGCGAGGCGTTCGACCAGGGCGAGACCTTCTCCGGCGTCGACTACACCACCGGCGTCGAGGCCGCCGCCGAGTTCGCCGCACTCGCCCCCGAGGGGTACACCCCGGCCCAGCTCGCCCTGCGCTGGATCATCCAGCAGCCCGGCGTCACCACCGTGATCCCCGGCGCCCGCTCCGCGGAGCAGGCCCGCGCCAACGCGGCCGCGGCCCGGCTGCCCGCCCTGCCCGACGCCACCCTCACCGCGATCCAGGACCTCTACCACGGGCGTATCAAGGACCAGGTGGAAGCTCGCTGGTAG
- a CDS encoding DUF2238 domain-containing protein, giving the protein MSAVSPDPRPMPALSAARTGRRLPLLLAGLVAVALAVSAWEPHDRATWFLETVWVIVGLPLLFLTWRRFPMTGLLCILLAAHALVLVLGGHYTYAQVPLGDWVRDTFGLDRNPYDRFGHLMQGFVPAILVRELLVRTSPLRGSRWLAPLTVCACLAFSAVFEMLEWAAAVIGGEAADAFLATQGDVWDTQWDMFCALIGATASLLLLSRIHDRQLNDLPRY; this is encoded by the coding sequence ATGTCCGCTGTCAGTCCCGACCCACGCCCGATGCCGGCCCTGTCCGCCGCCCGCACCGGCAGGCGCCTGCCCCTGCTGCTCGCCGGGCTGGTGGCCGTGGCGCTGGCGGTCTCCGCCTGGGAGCCGCACGACCGGGCGACCTGGTTCCTGGAGACGGTGTGGGTGATCGTCGGACTGCCGCTGCTGTTCCTGACCTGGCGGCGGTTCCCGATGACCGGCCTGCTGTGCATCCTGCTGGCCGCACACGCGCTCGTCCTGGTGCTGGGCGGCCACTACACGTACGCGCAGGTCCCCCTCGGCGACTGGGTGCGCGACACCTTCGGCCTGGACCGCAACCCGTACGACCGCTTCGGTCACCTCATGCAGGGCTTCGTACCGGCCATCCTGGTACGGGAGTTGCTCGTGCGCACCTCACCGCTGCGCGGCAGCCGCTGGCTGGCGCCGCTGACCGTGTGCGCGTGCCTCGCCTTCAGCGCGGTCTTCGAGATGCTGGAGTGGGCGGCGGCCGTGATCGGAGGCGAGGCGGCGGACGCGTTCCTGGCCACGCAGGGCGACGTCTGGGACACACAGTGGGACATGTTCTGTGCCCTCATCGGCGCCACCGCCTCGCTGCTGCTCCTCAGCCGGATCCACGACCGGCAGCTGAACGATCTGCCCCGCTACTGA
- a CDS encoding SsgA family sporulation/cell division regulator — MNPNVHKTLVMQLQAGATDRFPVLAHLGYDADDPFAVTAVFSHDGHVLARWRLDREMLLDGLRRPVGVGDVRFRPVSTGVWEELRMEFLGDARSDGERHHAVVFAWAPAVESFLRRTHEIVAPGQERIQVDDFLAEVIAEG; from the coding sequence GTGAACCCCAACGTGCACAAGACCTTGGTCATGCAGCTCCAGGCGGGCGCCACGGACCGCTTCCCCGTGCTCGCCCACCTCGGCTACGACGCCGACGACCCGTTCGCCGTCACCGCGGTGTTCAGTCACGACGGCCATGTGCTGGCCCGGTGGCGGCTGGACCGGGAGATGCTTCTCGACGGGCTGCGGCGGCCCGTCGGCGTGGGCGATGTGCGGTTCCGCCCGGTGTCGACGGGCGTGTGGGAGGAGCTGCGCATGGAGTTCCTCGGCGACGCCCGGTCCGACGGCGAACGTCATCACGCGGTGGTGTTCGCCTGGGCCCCGGCCGTCGAGTCGTTCCTGCGCCGGACCCACGAGATCGTCGCGCCCGGGCAGGAACGGATCCAGGTGGACGACTTCCTGGCCGAGGTCATCGCCGAGGGCTGA
- a CDS encoding serine/threonine-protein kinase, whose product MSKTYVSAHELVAGRYRLLEVVHRETNRVCWYGEDVEAGRPCLLTQVGLPGEPDGDAARRTVGRIMRASETMGRLCPGRVATVVDAVAEEGALWTVTEWIGGTPLGELLAEHGSFNYVRAARIGLELLDVLEAAHGQGITHGELSPGQVLVREDGPVVVSGFGLAGATLAPRLTALSYASPEQARDERIGPAADLWALGAMLYAMVEGRPPFRDRDRPEATLKGVDRLPLRTPLRAGPLTQVVQGLLRKDCRERLTRPVVREALTRVVNEDPEAALPSAPVPRLRRAYATALHAADPGWSRRTMIAGTALAVVTVAVAVLAVTRELPGTSTSASGTEPRPSASAGTPEPDRPTTPAPTPTSPAPTTPSAPPTSAPPSPSAPALPPGFRTYRSPEGFSIALPEGWKPLSTTRAADLAYRVVLGAPGDSRTLAVTYSERVGPDPVAVWRDDVEPGLKQAADDYRRLGEIQATTYRGQQAADMEWLADVDGTRIRTLGRGFLIGGGRGYSLRWTTPAVDWDDAENRQALNAFLRTFRPAED is encoded by the coding sequence ATGAGCAAGACGTACGTCTCCGCACACGAGTTGGTCGCCGGGCGGTACCGGCTCCTTGAGGTCGTCCATCGCGAAACGAACCGCGTCTGCTGGTACGGGGAGGACGTCGAGGCCGGGCGCCCCTGTCTGCTGACCCAGGTCGGGCTGCCGGGCGAGCCGGACGGGGACGCCGCGCGCCGGACCGTCGGCCGCATCATGCGCGCTTCGGAGACGATGGGACGGCTGTGCCCCGGCCGGGTCGCGACCGTCGTCGACGCGGTCGCGGAGGAGGGCGCGCTGTGGACGGTCACCGAGTGGATCGGCGGTACGCCGCTCGGGGAACTCCTTGCGGAACACGGTTCGTTCAACTACGTGCGGGCGGCCAGGATCGGCCTGGAGCTGCTCGACGTGCTGGAGGCCGCGCACGGCCAGGGCATCACGCACGGCGAGCTCAGTCCCGGCCAGGTCCTCGTCCGCGAGGACGGTCCGGTCGTGGTGTCGGGCTTCGGGCTGGCGGGCGCGACCCTGGCCCCAAGGCTGACGGCACTGTCGTACGCCTCCCCGGAGCAGGCCCGCGACGAGCGCATCGGCCCCGCCGCCGACCTGTGGGCGCTGGGCGCGATGCTCTACGCGATGGTCGAGGGGCGCCCGCCGTTCCGGGACCGGGACCGGCCCGAGGCCACGCTGAAGGGCGTGGACCGGCTCCCGCTGCGCACGCCGCTGCGCGCCGGACCGCTCACCCAGGTCGTTCAGGGGCTGCTGCGCAAGGACTGCCGGGAGCGCCTCACCCGGCCCGTGGTCCGCGAGGCGCTCACCCGCGTGGTCAACGAGGACCCCGAGGCGGCCCTGCCCAGCGCACCGGTCCCCCGGCTGCGCCGCGCGTACGCCACCGCCCTGCACGCCGCCGACCCGGGGTGGAGCAGACGAACCATGATCGCCGGGACGGCCCTGGCCGTGGTCACGGTCGCGGTGGCCGTCCTCGCGGTGACACGTGAGCTGCCTGGTACGAGCACCTCCGCGTCCGGCACCGAGCCCCGCCCGTCGGCCTCCGCCGGGACGCCGGAACCGGACCGCCCGACCACCCCCGCGCCGACTCCGACATCACCGGCCCCGACCACTCCGAGCGCCCCGCCCACCAGCGCGCCCCCGTCCCCCTCGGCCCCCGCTCTGCCGCCGGGCTTCCGCACCTACCGCTCCCCCGAGGGCTTCTCCATCGCCCTCCCCGAGGGCTGGAAGCCACTGAGCACGACACGCGCGGCCGACCTGGCGTACCGCGTGGTGCTCGGCGCGCCCGGTGATTCGCGCACGCTGGCGGTGACGTACAGCGAACGCGTCGGACCGGACCCGGTCGCCGTCTGGCGCGACGACGTCGAACCGGGACTGAAGCAGGCCGCCGACGATTACCGGCGGCTCGGGGAGATCCAGGCGACGACCTACCGGGGGCAGCAGGCCGCCGACATGGAGTGGCTCGCCGACGTCGACGGCACCCGGATCCGCACCCTCGGCCGTGGCTTCCTCATCGGCGGCGGCCGCGGCTACTCACTGCGCTGGACGACCCCGGCCGTGGACTGGGACGACGCCGAGAACCGCCAGGCCCTGAACGCCTTCCTGCGCACCTTCCGGCCCGCCGAGGACTGA
- a CDS encoding tetratricopeptide repeat protein: MYGKAVAPEYQGALTTLSVNSSLVDVLATGTEQLKAAERAGQPGEAARCGLAVAEAHRRLGQVREAEQAWKASYRAARDAGDTAAMAWALWSGGTLARQRGSFALARRLLGLAAELGERGGDIVVRGYSLAGLAETGRIQGDYEAVGRLHEQLLAEARRRGEARHTVWALEGIAQMHRNTGSYDRAYALFEEAAGIAARADDRRGHAWALRGLADVVSVRDGDTDRALALLSEAEATCRAMNLTSALAYNHKMRGNVLYRAGRYAQARDLYEQALAEFRGMSEPRGEALARLGLAKSRAQLGRDRAETAAELDELARELDRIGLRHAREMVARAQREFGLDTERAMEVVR, translated from the coding sequence ATGTACGGCAAGGCAGTCGCCCCGGAGTACCAGGGCGCCCTCACCACCCTGTCCGTGAACTCCTCGCTGGTCGACGTACTGGCCACCGGCACCGAGCAGTTGAAGGCCGCCGAACGGGCCGGGCAGCCCGGCGAGGCGGCTCGCTGCGGGCTCGCCGTCGCCGAGGCGCACCGGCGACTGGGGCAGGTGCGCGAGGCGGAGCAGGCGTGGAAGGCGAGTTACCGAGCGGCCCGGGACGCCGGCGACACGGCCGCGATGGCGTGGGCACTGTGGAGCGGCGGCACGCTGGCCCGGCAGCGCGGCTCGTTCGCCCTGGCCCGGCGGCTGCTGGGGCTCGCCGCCGAACTCGGCGAACGCGGCGGCGACATCGTCGTGCGCGGCTACTCGCTGGCGGGCCTGGCCGAGACCGGCCGCATCCAGGGCGACTACGAGGCCGTCGGCAGGCTGCACGAGCAACTGCTGGCCGAGGCCCGCCGGCGCGGCGAGGCGCGGCACACGGTGTGGGCGCTGGAGGGCATCGCGCAGATGCACCGCAACACCGGGTCGTACGACCGGGCGTACGCCCTGTTCGAGGAGGCGGCCGGGATCGCGGCGCGCGCCGACGACCGGCGCGGTCACGCCTGGGCGCTGCGCGGCCTCGCCGACGTCGTCTCCGTCCGCGACGGCGACACGGACCGGGCGCTCGCCCTGCTGAGCGAGGCGGAGGCCACGTGCCGGGCGATGAACCTGACGAGCGCGCTGGCCTACAACCACAAGATGCGCGGCAACGTCCTCTACCGCGCCGGTCGCTACGCGCAGGCCCGCGACCTCTACGAGCAGGCGCTGGCGGAGTTCCGCGGCATGAGCGAACCGCGCGGCGAGGCACTCGCCCGGCTCGGTCTGGCCAAGTCGCGCGCCCAGCTGGGCCGCGACCGCGCCGAGACCGCCGCCGAGCTGGACGAACTGGCCCGGGAGCTGGATCGCATAGGGCTGCGGCACGCGCGGGAGATGGTGGCACGGGCGCAGCGGGAGTTCGGTCTCGACACGGAGCGGGCCATGGAGGTCGTACGGTGA